The window CTGTTGGAGCTCTGACGCTCATCAGAGAAAGATTCACTGGATTGTGTGGGACAAGCTTTTTTTACCTAAGGCGTTAGGAGGAATTGGGTTCAAAGACATGGAACGGTTTAATCAAGCCTTGCTCCAAGAAAGGATGGAAGTTGTTGTCTCAGCCTGATTCGTTGGTTGCGAGGTTTATTAAAAGCAGATATTTTCCTTACTCTGACTTTCTCACAACAGTTGTGGGATCGAAGCCGTCATTTGCTTGGAAAAGTATCATATTTGGTCGCGACTTGCTGCAAAAAGGGCTTAGCTGGAAGATTGGAGATGGAAGGAACACATATGTGTGGTTGGAGAAATGGGTTCATGACCCTATCTTGGGAATGAGAGCGCCGTGGGTGAAGAACAATACGTTTGATGTTAACCTCGGAGCTAATGCCCTGATTGACGCCTCTACAAGGAGATGGAATTTGGAGTTATTAAGAGAGGTGTTTGTACCAGAGGATGTGAACCTGATTTGGAAACATCAACCGGTGATTGCTAGACCAGATGGGTTCTTGTGGAAACATAACAGAAGTGGCAACTTTTCGGTTAAATCGGCGTATGCTTTGGCGCAAGAGTTAAAGATTAGGAAAGATTTCCCTGAGGTTTTGATGCAACCATCTTTTAACTCAGTTAAAGAGAAAGTGTGGAAGGTTAGTACAGCTCCTAAAATCAGAACTTTCATTTGGAAGGCACTGAGTGATGCTCTGCCGGTAGTAGACCTGATCAGTAAGAGGGGAATGAAGTGTGATGACAGATGTCAACTGTGTGGGCTGGAAGGGGAATCGATCCAGCATGTTCTGTTTGAATGTGATCCGGCGAGACAAGCGTGGGCTCTCTCTGGAATTCCTATGCCAGAACTTGGGTTTCAAAATGGTAGTCTTGTGTCAAACATCAACTACTTGCTCAACTTGAAATCCTTGAGAGGCGAAGAAGGTGAAGCAAAAAGAACATGGCCTTGGGTGATTTGGCTTATTTGGAAGAGCATGAATGATTTTCTCTTCAATGGTCGAACATGGAATCCAGTAGATATACAGGAAAAAAGCAAAAGCTGATGCTGAGGAATGGTTTCTAGCTCAAGTTGTAGATGAGGAAATTGCTAAGGAGCTGAAAACGGTggagaaacagagaaaacacagaTGGAGACCACCGATTGAGGGATGGCTCCTGTGCAATGTGGGATTTGAATGGAACCAGAGATCGAAGGTTTTGGGTGTAGCGTGGGTGGTAAGATATCACAGAGGAGTCGTTCTGCTTCACAGTAGAAGGGCGTTTTCTAACATTCTGAGTTTGGAGGATGCGCGTTTTGAAACTATCTTATGGGCGGCAGAGAGCATGACGAGTCTGCGCTACAATAAGATGGTTTTTTCTGGTGATTTCAAGGAACTATTTTTGGCAATACAAAAGCCTCACCAGTGGCCTAGTCTTGCGTTTCAGGTGGAGGAATTGTCGGGGAAGCTTAGGTTGATGGAGG of the Raphanus sativus cultivar WK10039 unplaced genomic scaffold, ASM80110v3 Scaffold1784, whole genome shotgun sequence genome contains:
- the LOC130504754 gene encoding uncharacterized protein LOC130504754 → MARFCWSSDAHQRKIHWIVWDKLFLPKALGGIGFKDMERYFPYSDFLTTVVGSKPSFAWKSIIFGRDLLQKGLSWKIGDGRNTYVWLEKWVHDPILGMRAPWVKNNTFDVNLGANALIDASTRRWNLELLREVFVPEDVNLIWKHQPVIARPDGFLWKHNRSGNFSVKSAYALAQELKIRKDFPEVLMQPSFNSVKEKVWKVSTAPKIRTFIWKALSDALPVVDLISKRGMKCDDRCQLCGLEGESIQHVLFECDPARQAWALSGIPMPELGFQNGSLVSNINYLLNLKSLRGEEGEAKRTWPWIYRKKAKADAEEWFLAQVVDEEIAKELKTVEKQRKHRWRPPIEGWLLCNVGFEWNQRSKVLGVAWVVRYHRGVVLLHSRRAFSNILSLEDARFETILWAAESMTSLRYNKMVFSGDFKELFLAIQKPHQWPSLAFQVEELSGKLRLMEESQLKYVTMEENTGATIIAQSVTRQGRVRSYVAKGHPEWLFELFVNESQFL